The nucleotide sequence TCGTTGACGGCCATGCCCACGTGAATCGACTCGCCATCGCGCAGCACGCTGCCTTCGAGCAAGGTGCGGCGTTCGGCCTTGAAGCGGCCGCCGAGAATTTGCGCCAATACAGGCAGCATGCGCTCGAGCGGGATATCCGTCATGAAACCCAATCGCCCTTGATTGATACCGATCAAGGGGACGTCGAATGGCGCCAACTGGCGCGCAATGCCCAGCATGGTGCCGTCGCCACCCATGACGATGGCGCAATCGGCGGCGGCGCCGATCTCAGCCGGCGACATGGCGCGCACGCCGGGAAACGCCAGGTTCAGATGCGCGGCCGTCTCCGCCTCAAAGACCACCGTGTGGCCCAGCACCTGCAGGAAATCCACGATGCTTTTAACGGGCTCGGCAATGCCATCCGTATTCTGGCGCACGACCAGAGCGATGGTCTTGGCGCCCAGGTTGAAGTGCTCGCCAGGGGCTGGCAAGGTTGCGGCTGGCTGTTCGGCGCGCTGTTCGGCGTGTGTATCGACGGGCATAAGAGTCTCGGATGTAAATTCAGTGGCAAGCCGCCCCAGGCTGTCGCGTCGCACGCTGCCATCGCATGATACTGTATATATGAACAGTATAGTGCGGCTGCCGTGTGCCTGCAAGGGGCGTTCTTGGTGTTGCACGCAGTGTAGCGCAGAAAAAGAATCGTCCATGCGTGCGCCAGCGCTCCCAGCATGGACAAATCCGCTTGCAGGCGGCCTGAAGCGGCAGGACACTGGGTTCACGTCATCTTTACTGTCAGGAGGCCATATGCATACCCCACCAAGTGAACGCAAGATCAATACCGATGAAAAGGTCAAAAATGACGGTGTCGACCGTCTGCCGCACGAGCGCGATGAATCGCCCGATGCGCAAAACGTGCGCCCGCGCAAAATCATGCAACAGGCGGCCAGCGACCTGGAGCGCGGCCTGGTCGATACGGACCGGCACGCCCAACCCGGTGTGGAAAAGGTCAAGCCCGCCGCGCCGCAGCAAGCCCGCCCCGACGCGCAACTGGAACCAAAGAAGGCGCGCTGAATCGTATCCTCATGCACTGCTATTGTTCCGGAGTACGCCATGCACCGCTATGTCTGTCCCTTCTTGCTGGCCGCTGCCTGCGGCACCACGCTCGCCCACGCCCAGGCGCCCGCCATGCCCGTGGGCTTCGGCCCGCAGCCCGCCCTGCCCGCACCGGACAGGCAATTCATTCCCACCGTCAACGTAGCACCCGTGCAGCGCTGGACGGCCGCGCAGCGCCCCGTGGTCGCGCCCGGCCTGGCCATCCAGGCGTATGCGCGCGACCTCGACCATCCGCGCTGGCTGTACGTGCTGCCGAATGGCGACGTGCTCGTGGCGGAAACGAATGCCCCGCCGAAACCGGACGACAGCAAGGGCATCAAGGGTGCCATCATGCAGATGCAAATGAAAAAGGCGGGTGCCGCCACGCCCAGCGCCAACCGCATCACCCTTCTACGCGGCCTTGACGCGAATGGCGTGGCGCAATCGCGCAGCGTGTTCCTGCAAGGCCTGAACTCGCCATTCGGCATGGCCCTGGTGGGCAAGGAGCTGTACATCGCCAACTCGGACGCACTGATGCGCTTCCCGTACGAAACAGGACAGACCGCCATCACGGCGCAGGGCGTGAAGGTGATGGATTTGCCGGGCGGGTCCATCAATCACCACTGGACCAAGAACGTCGTCGCCAGCGCCGACGGCAAATTTCTCTATGTTTCCGTCGGGTCCAACAGCAATGTGGGCGAGAACGGCATGGGGGCCGAAGATGGCCGCGCCGCCATTTGGCAATTCACGCGCGCGACGGGCAAGGCACGCGTGTATGCCACCGGCTTGCGCAATCCGAATGGCATGGCCTGGCAGCCCAAAACGGGCGCCCTGTGGACAGCCGTCAATGAGCGCGACGAGCTGGGCAACGACCTGGTGCCGGACTATATGACCTCGGTCAAGGAAGGCGCCTTCTATGGCTGGCCCTACAGTTACTTCGGCCAGCACGTCGATGCACGGGTCAAGCCGCCGCGCCCCGAACTGGTAGCCACCGCCATCGCGCCCGACTATGCGCTGGGTGCGCACACGGCCTCGCTGGGACTGGCATTCTATGACGGCACCTTGCTACCCGAACGCTACCGGGGCGGTGCCTTCATCGGCCAGCACGGCTCATGGAACCGCAAGCCCTTCAGCGGCTACAAAGTCATCCATGTGCCCTTCGCCAATGGCGTGCCCAGCGGCCCGCCACAGGATGTCGTCAGCGGCTTCCTGGACGAGAACGGCAAGGCGCAGGGGCGCCCCGTCGGCGTGGCTGTTGACAAGGCGGGCGCACTGCTGGTCGCGGACGACGTGGGCAATGTCATCTGGCGCGTGACACCTGCGCCTTGAGTGCATGGACGCCGCGCATGCGCCCCCTGTGTGACGCAACGAACGGAAGCGCCAGGGTGGGGCGCGCATGATGGATGTTCGAACCACGCAAGGAGTACATCATGAAAAAAACAGGATCAGCCGTCTGGAGTGGAGGCCTTAAAGATGGCAAAGGATTTATTTCCACCCAAAGCGGCGCGCTCGACAATGTGGCATATGGATTCAACACGCGCTTCGAAGACGGTCCCGGCAGCAACCCGGAAGAATTGATCGGCGCTGCCCATGCCGCCTGCTTCACCATGGCCCTGTCCGGCCAACTGGGAGAGGCGGGCCTGCGCGCCACGGCCCTGAAAACCACGGCCGATGTCAGTCTGGAAAAAATCGATGGCAGCTATGCCATCACGGCCGTCCACCTGACCCTGGTGGCCAGCATTCCTGGCGCCACCGAGGAAGCGTTCCAGGGTGCAGCACTGCGCGCCAAGCTCGGTTGCCCCGTGTCCAAGTTGCTGGCCACGGAAATTACCATGGACGCCCATCTGGAGTAAATCCAGGGGCACTGACGTCACCGTCCACTGCTGTCCTGTACCAGGGCAGTCGGGGCGGTCTCGGCAAGAAAGCCATAAAACGCATAAAATCCTGCCATTCTCCTCTCACCACCAAGGATTTACGATGCGTATTTTGCACACCATGTTGCGGGTCGGCGACCTGCAGCGCTCCATCGATTTTTACACCAAGGTCCTGGGCATGAAGCTGCTGCGCACCAGCGACAATCCCGAATACCAGTACACGCTGGCTTTCGTCGGCTATGGCTCGAACCCCGACCACGCGGAACTGGAACTGACGTATAACTATGGCACCACCAGCTACGAGCTGGGCACGGCGTATGGCCACATCGCCATCTCGGCAGACGATATCGTTGCCGCTTGCGATGCGGCACGCGCGAATGGCGGCAACGTCACGCGCGAACCGGGCCCCGTAAAAGGTGGCAACACGGTCATCGCCTTCATCACCGACCCGGACGGCTACAAGATCGAGTTGATCGAACGCAAGTTCGACGGCCAGGGCGGCGGCTTGTAATACCTCAGCCTGGCTCGGCGGCCTGTGCAATGGCCGCGCGTAGCCAGGCGATGCCCGCATCGCCGTCCGTACGGCGGTGCCGTATCACTTCAAACGCAAACGGCGCGATGGCAAACGGCGCAGCATACAGCGCCAGCCCTTGCGCCGCGCTTGCCTGCAAGGCGCGCCGCGCCACCGTCAGTATCAAGTCCGTCCCCATCACGACATTCGGTGCGACCGTCCAGTAAGGCACACGCACGGCGATGCGACGCGTCTGGCCCAGTTGGGCCAGCGCCGCGTCGACTTCGGCCGCCATGCCGATTTCGCTGGACGCCACCAGCACATGCGGGCGCGCCAGATAGGTGTCCAGGCTCCATGTTTCGCCCGGCGCCAGGCTGGCCGGGTCCAGCGCGCATACGAACGTTTCCTCGAATAAGGTTTCCCTGTGTAACTGCTCGGGCAATTGCGGGAACACACCCAGCGCCATGTCGATCTCGCCGTCCTGCACACCAGCGACCACGGCTTGGCGGCTGGCATAGCTGACGACGAGGTCGATGCCGGGCGCTTCCACGCGCAAGCAGTGCAGCAAGGCAGGCAAAATTAGCGCTGCGCCATAGTCTGACATGGCCAGGCGGAACACGCGCTGTGCCGTGGCCGCCTCAAAAACGGCGCCGCCCAGCACGGAGCGCACGCTTTGCAGGGCCTCGGCCAGCGGCCGCGACAATTCCAAAGCGCGCGCCGTGGGCTGGAAGCCGCCCTTGCCGCGCAGCAGCAGCGGGTCGTCGAGCAGATGGCGCAGGCGTGACAGCGCGTGGCTGACGGCAGGCTGGCTCATATGCAAGCGCTCCGCCGCGCGCGACAAATGGCGTTCGCTGAGCAACGCTTCCAGGATCACCAGCAAGTTTAAATCGACGGCGCGCAGATTATTCATTTGGTGCATGGTTGGCTGACAAATTACGAATTGGATTTAATCATGACAGCATAATACGATGCCCCCATCAACTCAACAGTGATGGAGTCACAGATGCAAGGATGGATTACCGTATTCGCCCCGCTGGCCATGCTGGCCGGCGCCGTCGTCCCCTTCCAGGCGGGCGCGAATGCCGCGCTGGGCCGCAACCTGGGCCACCCGCTGTGGGCCACCCTCGCCTCGCTGGCCGTCAGCGCCGTGCTCGCATCGCTCGTGATGCTGCTCTGGCGGGTGCCGGCGCCCGAGGTCAGCCTCGCCATGCGCGGGCCGGGCTGGTCCTGGCTGGGCGGCGCGGCCGGCGTGTTTTATATTACGGCCGCGCTGATGCTGGCGCCGCGCATGGGTTCCGGTCCCTTCTTGGCGGCCGTCATCGGCGGGCAAATGCTGGCCGCACTGGCCATCGACCGCTACGGCTTGCTGGGCTTTGCCGTCAAGCATATTTCTCCGCTGCACTGGGGCGGTGCGGGACTGGTGGTGGCCGGTGTCGTGCTGACACAATTCGCCAACAGCCGTGCCGTGTGACAATACCGCTAGACGAAAAAAAAACCAGCGCCGTTGCCGGTGCCGGTTTTAATTTTGAACAATACCTGGTTTATTTGTCGAGCAAGGCGTTGACGGGCATCAAATCCGTTTCCTTCAGGGTGCCGGCCGCCGCCTTCAGGCGCAAGCCGTTCATGATGGTGTCGTAGCGCGCTTTCGACAGGTCTTTTTGCGTCGAGAACAATTGTTTCTGCGCATTCAAGACATCGATATTGATGCGCACGCCTACCTGGTAGCCGAGCTGGTTCGATTCCAGCGCCGATTTGCTCGACACTTCCGCCGCTTCCAGCGCCTTGACTTGCGCCAGGCCGCTATTGACGCCCAGGAAAGCCTGGCGCGCGCCTTGCGACGCCGTGCGGCGTGCCGTTTCCAGGTCGTTGCGGGCCTTGTTTTCCAGCGCGATCGACTCGCGTACCTTGCTGGTGACGGCAAAGCCGCTGAAGATGGGGATGCTCCACTGCACGCCGATGGCATTGTTGTTGGCGCTGCCAGTGCCGCCACCCGTCGTATAGGTATGGCCCGTGTTGGCGATCAGGTCCAGGGTCGGATAGTGGCCCGCGCGGTTGCGGCCAATGTCGCGCTTGGCCGATTCCACGTTGAACTGGGCCGTGACGACGCCATAGTTCTGCTCTTCGGCGGATGACACCCACGGTTCGATGGCGGCCGGTTCCGGCGCGCTGATGATCACGCCCGTGCGCATGGGCGCCAGGCTCGTTGGCGCTTCGCCGATGATGGTTTGCAGGGCGCTGCGCTTGTTTGCCAGGTCATTGATGGCGGCAAATTCCTGCGCCACCACCAGGTCATAGGCCGCCTGCGCTTCATGCGTGTCGGTAATCGTTTGCGTGCCGACTTCGAAGTTGCGCTTGGCCGATGCCAGTTGTTCCGTCGTGGCGACCTTTTGCGCCTGCGTGGCGCCCAGGTTGTCCTGCGCGCTGAGCACGTCAAAATACGCCTGCGCCACGCGCGTGATCAAGTCTTGCTGCACTTGTGCAAATTGCGCTTCAGCAATCGCTTGTGCCAGTTTGCTTTGCTGGTAAGTTTCCCAACGGTCCCAGCGGAACAGCGGCTGCGCCAGGGTCAGATTGTAGGTATTCGTGTGCACTTTCACCGTCGGCATGGAGATCGTGCTGGTAATCGGCTCGATGCTGTTGCGCGTATTGCTGCCCGAAGCGGAAATCTGCGGCAGCAAGCCTGCCAGCCCCTGCGGAACCCGCTCCATCCCGGCCGACAGGGCCGCACGCGCGCTGGCATACTGCGCGTCATTGGCCAGCGCCTGCTGGTACACCTGGATGAGATCGGCCGCCTGCGCTTGCAGCGAGCATGTCATCGAGACAAAGGCGCTGGTCATCAGCACGGCGATAAGGGGTTTCCGCATTGCATTTCTCCGTTGGAGTCGTCAAAAGTTGATGGAATCAAAAATCTGCTACCGCTTGCCTTGCGCCCGCCGGATGAGCGGGGTACAGGCCTCCGCAGGCATGCATGAAAACATGCCTGGGTGCAACTACTGCAAAATAACTTAGTATTTAGGCATTGCGCTGTCAACTTGCAGCGCCCAGGCATGCACGCCGCCCGTCAAATTACTGATCTTGCCAAAACCATTGCGCTCCAGGAATGCCGCCACTTGCATGCTGCGCATGCCGTGATGGCAAATGCAGACGATCTCGGCATCTTCATCGAGGTCATCGATGCGCGCAGGAATCGAGTTCATCTGCATCAGGGTGGCACCGTCGAGGTGGCACAGATCGAATTCCCACTGTTCGCGCACGTCGAGCAAAAACGGGCGCGGGCGGGAAGGGTCAGCCAGCCAGGCGGCCAGCTGCGGTGCACTCAAATGCTCCATCGAATTGCTCGCCTCAGAACTGGAAATGCGACGGTGCCACGGCTTGCAGTGGCGTGACGTTGGTTTCAAACAGCTTGCGCGTGTCGTAAGCCTTGTCCGAACTGCGCGTGATCAAATGCGCCGACATGATCGGCGCTTCGCCGATGATGGCCAGGATGCGGCCGCCGACTTTCACTTGTTGCAACAGTGCTTCCGGCAACACGGCCAGGGCGCCGGAAACGACGATCACGTCGTACGGTGCGCCCTTGCTCCAGCCTTGGGCGGCGTCGCCCAGTTCCACGGTCACGTTCGTCACGCCGTTGGCGGCCAGGTTCTGCTCGGCCAGGGTTTTCAATTGGGGAACGATTTCCACACTCGTCACATGACGTGCCTTGTACGCCAGCAAAGCAGCCATGTAGCCGCTACCGGTGCCGATCTCCAGCACATTTTCATGCTTTTTGACGGCTACGTCTTGCAAAATACGCGCTTCCAGCTTCGGCGTGAGCATGTATTCGCCGCCGCCCAGTGGAATTTCCGTATCGACGAAGGCCAGGTTTTTATAGGCGGCCGGCACGAAATCTTCACGCTTGACCACGTTCAACAGCTCCAGCACGTCGATATCCAGTACGTCCCATGGACGGATCTGCTGTTCGATCATATTGAAGCGGGCTTGTTCGATATTCATCTTTGGACTCGGTAAGTGAAGTAATAATCCGCCATTTTATCGTTGAACTGGCTGAAAGCACATGTTAACCATAAAGGCGGGGAATGGAGGAAATTTGCGACGATCTGCAGATTTGGGGGGGCGAACCTTGGAAAAGGGGCAACTGAACGGTAGCAGGCAGGCCCGGCGCATCAGCTTTTCCCTGGCGCCTCCAGCTGCAGGCTGCGCAGGCTCATGTCGATAAACGCATCCATGTAGGCGAGCGGATCGATGTTCTTGACCTCGCATGGCAGAAAGGAATGCGTCCACATCATGAGCATGGTGACGGGCGCGCTGAGGATGGCGCTGACCAGCACGGGATCAACCTGGCGGAACTCGCCGCGGCGCATACCGCGCTCGACCAGGCTGACGATCAGCGCATTACCGCGCGCGACCACCTCTTCGTTGTAAAACTGCGCCAGTTCCGGGAAATTGTTCGATTCGGCCAGCATCAGCTTGGTCAAGCCGGCCAGCTTGGTGGCGCCGAACTCTTCCCACCATTGCATCATCGTGCTGCGCAACAACTCGGCGCTGGTGCTGTCCGAGACGGCCATGCTGTCTTCCGCCTCGCCAATGGAATGCACGATATTGTCGCGCACCACGGCCTTGAACAGCTCTTGTTTATTCTCAAAGTACAGGTACAGCGTGCCCTTCGACACGCCGGCCCGCTTGGCCACATCCTCCAGGCGCGTCGATGCAAACCCCCGTTCGACAAACAGGTCGAGGGCGGCGGCGAGCAATTCCTGCGGACGGGCATCCTTGCGCCGCTCCCAGCGGGGCTTGGTATCAATCGGGGCTTGCATGTATCTTTCCAAGTAACTTACTTTTGAGTCATTAATAGTAGACCTGTCTACCGCCAAGGTCAAGCGCAGGCCACTGGCGCGACGCGGGGCACCGCCCGGTACGCCGAACACGGGTATTGTACGCTCCGTGCCGGCGTTGGCGACAGCTCCTCTGGCGCCGGACCTGTGTTGCCAGGGGAAGCAGAATGCGTTTCAGCCCCCGTTTTGCGCAGTTCATCGCATTTCCACTCAGCAAGCGTGTCAGATTTGCTACCTTGCTATCAACAGCACGGCAGCCGCGGCGCGGCAGCCGGCTTTTTTCTTGTTCCGAACTACAACAATCATAAAGGAAACACCATGCGTACCTTGCTGGCCCTGTGCTGTGCCGTTGCCCTTGGCGGTTGCGCCATCGTCATCAACCCCAACGATGGCGAAGTGCGCTATGCCGACGCGGGTGGCAATGCCACTCAGGGCAACGAGCAAGTGAGCCGCGACGTGCGCCAGGTCAGCAACACCAACACGCTCGACATCGACAGCATGAAGCGTATCGATATGAAGATCGACGTGCGCGTCGGCCCGGCAACATCGCTGGTGATCGAAGCGGACAGCAATCTGCAGCCGCGCATCCATAGCGAAGTAAGCGGCAACACCCTGCGCATCTGGAGCGATACAAACATTCGCAGCAGCAATGGCATCCACGTCATTTATACGACGCCGCAATTGAAGAAGATCAACATCTCCGGCTCTGGCCGCCTGGTGGCCAGTGGTTTCAATGGCGAAGATTTCAGCCTGGAGCAACGTGGTTCGATGAAGAGCGAACTGTCGGGCAAGGTGGGACGCTTGGACGTTGCCAACAATGGCTCGGGCAGCATCAATGCGGCGGCCCTCGCCAGCGGCAATACGGATGCGGTGCAGAACGGTTCGGGCAACATCCAACTGGGCACTGTGCGCGGCGAACGCATCAACGTGGCCGTCAACGGCTCGGGCAGTATCAGCGCCAGCGGCGCCGTGCAGCGCCTCGACGCCAACGTGAATGGCTCGGGCGATATCAACCTGGCCGCCCTGCACAGCGACGTTGCCTATCTGGCGAGCAACGGTTCCGGCGACGTCGATGTCACTGTCCAGAGTGAAGTCAATGCCCGCGCCAGCGGTTCCGGCCGCATCACCGTGCATGGCGATCCGGCCCGCCGCACCCTGTCGGGCAAGCGCGTCAGCATCGTGCGTTAGCCACCGCCCTGGCGAGATGCAGGGTACGGGGGCCGGCTTGCTATACTGTCGGCTCCTCACCCGCTCGCCTGAAATCCCATGTCACCTTCTGCCACCCTGGCATGCCGCCCATCCTGCGGCGCCTGCTGCACCGCGCCCTCCATCACCAGCCCGATTCCTGGCATGCCGGATGGCAAACCTGCGGGCGTGCGCTGCGTGCAACTGGCCGACGACAACCGCTGCAAGATCTTTGGCCAGCCGGAGCGGCCAGCGTTTTGCGGCGGCTTGCAGCCGTCCGCAGAGATGTGCGGCAGCAGCCGCGAACATGCCATCGGCTGGCTGGCAGAGCTGGAGCGGCTGACGGCGCCCTGAACGGCGGCGCCAGCCCTCTCCCTTTAGCGGCCGTCTTCGACTGCTGCCGAGGCTTCTTCTGCGTCGCGCAGGCGCTTGTATTCCAACAGCATGACAAGGCCCAGATAGATCAGCAGCAGGAACAGGGAATCGCGCGCATCGCGCCAGCCCAGCGTAGCGTAGCGCATCCAGTGCATGACATTAAAAAACAGTACCGCCCCCAGAATCCCCCATCCATGGCGGCGCATGGCACGGTCCAGCAGGGTGGCCAGCAACGACGTACGTGACAGCATGATGTTTCCCTATTCATTCTATTTTTTGCAACACTAACAGAAATTATGCCTTTCTGGCAATGCCTGCCAAGTTCATACATCCGGCTTGACTCAGATTGCACGTTTGCGTATATTCATGCACATTCCTGCACGTTTTCAAAGCCCACATGTCTGCCACCCTGCTCCTCAAACAACGCCACGCGCTGATCCAGCAACAATTGCACGCCGACGGCCGCGTGCTGGCGCTGGACTTGGCGCGCCAGCTCGACGTGTCCGAAGATACGATACGGCGCGACCTGCGCGAGATGGCGGCGGCCGGCCTGTGCCAGCGCGTGTATGGCGGCGCCCTGCCGCTGGCGCCGGACGGCGGTACGCTGGCACAGCGCAAGCACGAAGCGCCGGAACGCAAGGCGAGCCTGGCGCAAGCCGCCGTGTCCCTCGTGCGCGCGGGCCAGGTGCTGTTCCTCGACGCGGGGTCGACCAACCTGGCCATCGCCAGCGCCTTGCCGGAGCTGGCGCTCACTGTGATCACCAATGCGCCGGCGATTGCCATGGCGCTCATGGAGCGTCCCGAAATCGAGCTGATCATGGCTGGCGGCCGGGTCGACCGCCGTGCCGGCGCCAGCCTGGGCCCGCAGGCGCTGCGCACCGTCGAACGCATGCATCCCGACCTGTGCTTCCTGGGCGCCTGCGGCGCCGACGCGGACGCGGGCATCACTGCCTTTAATTATGACGAGGCCGAATTCAAGCGCAGCATCGCCGGCGCCAGCAAGGCCGTCGTCGTGGCCGTCACCAGCGACAAGCTGGGCACGGCCGCGCCCTTCGGCGTACTGGCCACGGGCTTGCTGCAACACCTGGTGCTCGAAGCCGATGCCGATGCCGCGCACGCGGCCGCCTTTGAACGGCTGGGCGTGCAAGTGCTGCGCACCCGTGCCTGATTTTTATTCACCCTGACTCTGGAAAACCGCTCCCATGCATCTCACCGGTACCCTGCAACAACGCGCCACGCGCCTGGTCTTCTTCGCCGCCGGCCTAGGCATGGCCGCCTGGGCCCCGCTGGTTCCCTACGCCAAGTCGCGCCTGGGCCTCGATGAAGCCACCCTCGGCATCTTGCTGCTATGCCTGGGCGCCGGCTCGCTGTGCGCGATGCCGTTTACGGGCATGCTCGCGGCCCGCTTCGGCTGCCGCAAGGTCATCGTCGCCGCCGGCCTGCTCCTGACCGCCATCCTGCCCGGCCTGGCGCTGGCCGCCACGCCGCTGCAACTGGGCCTGGTGCTGCTGGTGTTCGGCGCGGCCATGGGAACCTTCGATGTGGCCATCAATATCCAGGCCGTGATCATCGAAAAAGCCAACGGCGGCGCCATGATGTCGGGTTTTCATGCGCTGTTCAGCGTGGGCGGTTTCGCCGGCGCGGCCTGCATGGCCCTGCTGCTGTGGCTGGGCCTGACACCGGCCTGGTCCTGCGTGGTAGTGATGCTGCTGCTGTGCGGCGTGCTTGGCGCGGCGCAAGGCCATCTGCTGCCGACAGCGTCCGCATCCGGCGAAAAGACGCCACTGTTCGTCATGCCGCATGGCGCCGTCATTTTCATCGGCCTGCTGTGCTTTATCGTCTTCCTGGCCGAAGGCGCGATTCTCGACTGGAGCGCCCTGTTCCTCACCACCACGCGTGGCGTGGAAGAAGCCAAGGGCGGCCTCGGCTACGCCGCCTTCGCCATCGCCATGACGCTGGGCCGCTTCACGGGCGACAAGGTGGTCAGCCGCTTTGGCGGAAAGCGGGTACTTACTTTTGGCGGCTTGTGCGCGGCGGGCGGCTTCTTCCTGGCCGTGCTGGCGCCCCACGCCAGCCTTGCCATGCTTGGCTTCGTGCTGATCGGCCTGGGTGCAGCGAACATCGTGCCCATCCTGTTCACGGCCGCCGGCAACCAGCGTGCCATGCCGGCCAGCCTGGCGGTGGCGGCCATCACCACCATCGGCTATGCGGGCATCCTGGCCGGTCCGGCAGTGATCGGTTTCGTGGCCCACGCCACCAGCCTGAATATCGCCTTCGCCATGCTGGGCGCCGCCCTGCTGCTGGTGGCGGCCAGCGCGCGCCTGGTGGCGCCGGCAAAACAGGCATCCTGATCCTCCCTCACGCCTGGCGGACGACGCTAAAAAAGCGCCGCCCGTCAGCGCCCAAATAAGGTTGGCAAGCCTCTGTCGTGGTAAGCTTCGACCCCGCGCACATTGCTGGCGCCACGCGCTCACCCCATCCAGTCACTTACACCCGTTTATACATCTATGGATCTCATTCTTGCGTTAAAAGCCATCATCATGGGGCTGGTCGAAGGTTTTACGGAATTCTTGCCGATTTCGTCCACGGGTCATCTGATCCTGGCCGGCAGCCTGCTCGACTTTACCAAGGATGTATCAAAAGAGGTCATGGATGTCTTCGAGATTGCCATCCAGGCCGGCGCCATCCTGGCCGTGTGCTGGGAATACCGCCAGCGCATCGGCAGCGTGCTGTCTACCTTCAGCACCGAGGTCAAGTCGCGCAAGTTCGTGCTGAACGTGGCCATTGCCTTCCTGCCGCTGGCCATCATTGGCCTGGCCATCGGCAAGATGATCAAGCATGCGCTGTTCAAGCCCGTGCCAGTGGCGATGGCCTTCA is from Janthinobacterium sp. 61 and encodes:
- a CDS encoding DeoR/GlpR family DNA-binding transcription regulator, with translation MSATLLLKQRHALIQQQLHADGRVLALDLARQLDVSEDTIRRDLREMAAAGLCQRVYGGALPLAPDGGTLAQRKHEAPERKASLAQAAVSLVRAGQVLFLDAGSTNLAIASALPELALTVITNAPAIAMALMERPEIELIMAGGRVDRRAGASLGPQALRTVERMHPDLCFLGACGADADAGITAFNYDEAEFKRSIAGASKAVVVAVTSDKLGTAAPFGVLATGLLQHLVLEADADAAHAAAFERLGVQVLRTRA
- a CDS encoding MFS transporter, which gives rise to MHLTGTLQQRATRLVFFAAGLGMAAWAPLVPYAKSRLGLDEATLGILLLCLGAGSLCAMPFTGMLAARFGCRKVIVAAGLLLTAILPGLALAATPLQLGLVLLVFGAAMGTFDVAINIQAVIIEKANGGAMMSGFHALFSVGGFAGAACMALLLWLGLTPAWSCVVVMLLLCGVLGAAQGHLLPTASASGEKTPLFVMPHGAVIFIGLLCFIVFLAEGAILDWSALFLTTTRGVEEAKGGLGYAAFAIAMTLGRFTGDKVVSRFGGKRVLTFGGLCAAGGFFLAVLAPHASLAMLGFVLIGLGAANIVPILFTAAGNQRAMPASLAVAAITTIGYAGILAGPAVIGFVAHATSLNIAFAMLGAALLLVAASARLVAPAKQAS
- a CDS encoding YkgJ family cysteine cluster protein, whose amino-acid sequence is MSPSATLACRPSCGACCTAPSITSPIPGMPDGKPAGVRCVQLADDNRCKIFGQPERPAFCGGLQPSAEMCGSSREHAIGWLAELERLTAP
- a CDS encoding head GIN domain-containing protein translates to MRTLLALCCAVALGGCAIVINPNDGEVRYADAGGNATQGNEQVSRDVRQVSNTNTLDIDSMKRIDMKIDVRVGPATSLVIEADSNLQPRIHSEVSGNTLRIWSDTNIRSSNGIHVIYTTPQLKKINISGSGRLVASGFNGEDFSLEQRGSMKSELSGKVGRLDVANNGSGSINAAALASGNTDAVQNGSGNIQLGTVRGERINVAVNGSGSISASGAVQRLDANVNGSGDINLAALHSDVAYLASNGSGDVDVTVQSEVNARASGSGRITVHGDPARRTLSGKRVSIVR